The genomic region ATAAATACCGGAATCCCACACAACAAAATGCCGACGACAAATGCCACCGTCATGTTCGATGTCAGCAGCGACGCGAGCATGCCGGCACTGAGCAGCGCCGCCCCCGCGATCCAGTAACCGAAATAGGTCGTCGCAATCAGTCCCCAATCGGGGTTGCCAAGAAACATCAATACCATGACGTGAGCCATCGAGAAGACCAGTGCCACGCTGTAAACGGCCAGAACGGCAGCATACTTTCCTAGCAGAATCTCTTTCTCGCTGGCGGGCATCGTAAATAGCAATTCGTCGGTCCCCATCTTCTTCTCTTCGGCCCACACACTCATGGTGACCGCGGGAATGAAAAACAGCAGCAATACCGGGTACCACTGAGACAATTGATCCAGCGACGGAGTGTTGCCGGTAAAGAACCGCGCGTTAAACGCGAGTGCACCTCCCAACACCACAAAGACGACAATGAAAAGGTAACCAAGGACACCAGAGAAATAGCTGGCAAAGTTGCGTTTAAAGATGGATTGAATGACTCTTTTTCGCAGTTGCATCTTCGAATTCCTTCGTTGTTTTGTTGTATTCATGCGGGCTGTGAAGGAACCGCCACTCACGCGGCGATCGTCAATTCGCGGAACTTCGCTTCCATTGCGTCACTGTGAGGACCAAGTTCCGAAGTGGGGCCATCGAACACCAAGCGTCCTTCGTTGATCAACACGACGCGACTGCACACCGCATGGACTTCCTGCAGAATGTGCGTCGACAACAAGACGGTTTTGGTTTCGCTAAGACTCTCGATGAGCTGACGAACTCCATGAACCTGATTGGGGTCCAGCCCGCTGGTGGGTTCATCCAGAATCAGCACATCGGGATCATGCAATAACGCTTGAGCCATCCCGACGCGTTGGCGATACCCCCGCGATAATTTGCCAATCGCTTTTTTCCATACATCACCGAGCGAACACTGCTGACAAACCCAACCCAAACGATCCTCCAATTCGCCGCCGCCAAGCATGCGGGTTTCGCCAACGTATCTTAAAAATGAATTCGGCGTCATCTCGGGGTACAACGGCCCGTTTTCAGGCAGGTAACCGAGACGCTCTGCCGCGGCGATACGGTCACTATGCACATCGAATCCTCCAATGCGTGCGGTTCCTGTGTCGGGGGATAAGAAGCCCGTCAACATTTTCATCGTTGTGGACTTACCCGCGCCGTTGGGTCCAAGAAACGCACAAACTTGACCTGCGGGAACCGAGAAGGTGATGTTCTGAGCGGCGGCAAACTCACCATAAAATTTCGACAGACCTGACGCTTCGATCATGTCGCTCATAGGCGGATGTCTCCTGATGGGGGAAATGCAGTTCGCGGCATGGGGTGACGTCGTCTGAGCTCTCAGCGATCACCACGCACGACAGCGGCCAATTTCGCATGCCTCCTAGCATCCCGCGTGCCAAGGCAACCACCACGTTTTCGATCGGCCATTCGAGTGCCAATATGTCGCTACTTCCGACAAACTGTCGCTACAGCAACCTTCTCCAGCCGCTGTTCGTACAGAGATAA from Novipirellula caenicola harbors:
- a CDS encoding ABC transporter ATP-binding protein, with translation MSDMIEASGLSKFYGEFAAAQNITFSVPAGQVCAFLGPNGAGKSTTMKMLTGFLSPDTGTARIGGFDVHSDRIAAAERLGYLPENGPLYPEMTPNSFLRYVGETRMLGGGELEDRLGWVCQQCSLGDVWKKAIGKLSRGYRQRVGMAQALLHDPDVLILDEPTSGLDPNQVHGVRQLIESLSETKTVLLSTHILQEVHAVCSRVVLINEGRLVFDGPTSELGPHSDAMEAKFRELTIAA